A single genomic interval of Streptococcus suis harbors:
- the secY gene encoding preprotein translocase subunit SecY has translation MFFKLLKDALKVKLVRSKILFTIFILFVFRVGTHITVPGVNAKSLEALSNVPFLNMLSLVSGNAMRNFSVFALGVSPYITASIIVQLLQMDILPKFVEWGKQGEVGRRKLNQATRYISLVLAFVQSIGITAGFNALSGAKLTNMPLNWQTYLLIGSILTTGSIIVTWLGEQISEKGYGNGTSMIIFAGIISSLPGTFHEIYIDRFVNIESSRLGESAIFVAALVVLIFFVVYFTTFVQQAEYKLPIQYTKRAQGAPSSSYLPLKLNPSGVIPVIFAGSITAVPTSLIQYFASQNKSAGWLLTVQEYFDYSTAKGMIVYAGLIIAFTFFYTFVQVNPEKTAESLQKSAAYIHGVRPGNGTEQFLSKLLTRLAVIGALFLSFVALLPILAQNLFGLSSSIAFLGTSLIIVISTSIEGIKQLEGYLLKRKYVGFLEITE, from the coding sequence ATGTTTTTTAAACTTTTAAAAGATGCCTTAAAGGTAAAATTGGTACGTAGTAAAATTCTATTTACTATCTTTATCCTTTTTGTCTTCCGTGTAGGAACCCACATTACAGTACCAGGAGTAAACGCAAAGAGTCTTGAAGCCTTGTCAAACGTTCCATTTTTGAACATGTTGAGTTTGGTTTCGGGAAATGCTATGCGTAATTTCTCAGTTTTCGCACTAGGTGTTAGTCCTTATATTACAGCTTCCATCATTGTTCAACTTTTGCAAATGGATATTTTACCTAAATTTGTTGAATGGGGTAAGCAAGGTGAAGTTGGTCGTCGTAAACTGAATCAGGCAACACGCTACATTTCTTTGGTACTGGCATTTGTTCAATCTATTGGTATTACAGCAGGCTTTAATGCCTTGTCTGGTGCAAAATTGACCAATATGCCATTAAATTGGCAAACATATTTGTTGATTGGATCAATCTTGACAACAGGTTCGATTATTGTAACTTGGTTGGGGGAACAAATTTCTGAAAAGGGCTATGGTAATGGTACATCAATGATCATCTTCGCGGGTATCATTTCATCATTACCAGGGACTTTTCACGAGATTTACATTGATCGCTTTGTTAATATTGAATCAAGTCGTTTGGGGGAGTCAGCAATCTTTGTTGCTGCACTCGTCGTATTAATATTCTTTGTTGTGTATTTTACAACTTTTGTACAACAAGCAGAATATAAATTACCAATTCAATATACAAAACGTGCACAAGGAGCACCTTCTAGCTCATATTTACCGCTGAAATTGAATCCATCAGGAGTCATTCCCGTAATCTTTGCAGGCTCAATCACTGCAGTTCCAACTTCTTTGATTCAATATTTCGCAAGTCAAAATAAGAGTGCCGGGTGGTTATTGACGGTTCAGGAATACTTTGATTATTCAACTGCTAAAGGTATGATTGTATATGCAGGTTTAATTATTGCCTTTACATTCTTCTACACCTTTGTTCAAGTAAATCCTGAGAAGACTGCAGAAAGCCTTCAGAAAAGTGCAGCCTATATCCATGGAGTTCGTCCTGGTAATGGCACTGAACAGTTTTTGTCAAAATTATTGACAAGATTGGCAGTAATCGGTGCGCTCTTCTTGAGTTTTGTAGCTTTGTTGCCTATCCTTGCGCAAAATCTCTTTGGGCTTTCTTCAAGCATTGCGTTCCTTGGTACAAGTTTGATTATCGTAATCTCTACAAGTATCGAAGGCATCAAGCAATTAGAAGGCTACCTTCTTAAGAGAAAATATGTAGGTTTCTTAGAAATTACAGAATAG
- a CDS encoding adenylate kinase: MNLLIMGLPGAGKGTQAAKIVEKFNVAHISTGDMFRAAMANQTEMGILAKSYIDKGDLVPDEVTNGIVKERLVQDDIKEKGFLLDGYPRTIEQAHALDENLADLGIELQGVINIEIDPSKLVERLSGRIIHKETGETFHKVFNPPVGDYKEEDFYQREDDKPESVKRRLEVNIAQGQPIIDHYRAKGLVHDIEGDQDIDLVFQAIDTVLSKLQ; this comes from the coding sequence ATGAATCTTTTAATTATGGGTTTACCAGGTGCTGGTAAAGGGACACAAGCGGCCAAGATTGTTGAGAAATTCAATGTTGCTCATATCTCAACAGGAGATATGTTCCGTGCAGCAATGGCCAATCAGACTGAAATGGGTATTCTTGCCAAGTCGTACATTGATAAGGGTGACCTCGTTCCTGATGAAGTTACTAATGGCATTGTCAAAGAACGTTTGGTTCAGGATGACATCAAGGAAAAAGGCTTTTTACTAGATGGCTATCCTCGCACGATTGAACAAGCCCATGCCTTGGATGAAAATTTGGCTGACTTAGGAATTGAGTTGCAAGGTGTTATCAATATTGAGATTGATCCTTCAAAATTGGTAGAGCGTCTCAGCGGTCGTATTATTCATAAAGAAACCGGAGAGACTTTCCACAAAGTATTCAATCCACCTGTTGGAGACTACAAAGAGGAAGACTTCTATCAACGTGAAGATGACAAGCCAGAATCTGTCAAACGTCGTTTAGAGGTCAATATCGCACAAGGACAGCCAATCATTGATCATTATCGTGCAAAAGGGCTGGTCCATGATATTGAAGGTGACCAAGACATTGACCTTGTTTTCCAAGCAATTGATACAGTACTATCAAAATTGCAATAA
- the infA gene encoding translation initiation factor IF-1 → MAKEDVIEIEGKVVDTMPNAMFTVELENGHQVLATVSGKIRKNYIRILVGDRVTVELSPYDLTRGRITYRFK, encoded by the coding sequence ATGGCAAAAGAAGATGTGATTGAAATTGAAGGCAAAGTAGTCGATACAATGCCAAATGCTATGTTTACTGTTGAGTTGGAGAACGGACACCAAGTCCTTGCAACTGTTTCAGGTAAAATCCGTAAAAACTACATTCGTATTTTGGTCGGTGACCGCGTAACTGTTGAGCTTAGTCCATACGACTTGACACGTGGACGTATCACATACCGCTTTAAATAG
- the rpmJ gene encoding 50S ribosomal protein L36: MKVRPSVKPICEYCKVIRRNGRVMVICPANPKHKQRQG, translated from the coding sequence ATGAAAGTAAGACCATCGGTCAAACCAATTTGCGAATACTGCAAAGTTATTCGTCGTAATGGTCGTGTTATGGTGATTTGCCCAGCAAACCCTAAACACAAGCAACGTCAAGGTTAA
- the rpsM gene encoding 30S ribosomal protein S13 produces the protein MARIAGVDIPNDKRVVISLTYVYGIGLATSKKILAAAGISEDVRVKDLTSDQEDAIRREVDAIKVEGDLRREVNLNIKRLMEIGSYRGIRHRRGLPVRGQNTKNNARTRKGKAVAIAGKKK, from the coding sequence ATGGCTCGTATTGCTGGAGTTGACATTCCAAATGACAAACGTGTAGTTATTTCATTAACTTATGTTTATGGTATCGGTCTTGCAACATCTAAAAAAATTCTTGCAGCTGCAGGTATTTCAGAAGATGTACGCGTGAAAGATTTGACATCAGATCAAGAAGATGCTATTCGTCGTGAAGTTGATGCAATCAAAGTTGAAGGTGACCTCCGTCGAGAAGTTAACTTGAACATCAAACGTTTGATGGAAATCGGTTCATACCGTGGTATCCGTCACCGTCGTGGACTTCCTGTCCGTGGACAAAACACTAAAAACAATGCCCGCACTCGTAAAGGTAAAGCTGTTGCGATTGCAGGTAAGAAAAAATAA
- the rpsK gene encoding 30S ribosomal protein S11 — translation MAKPTRKRRVKKNIESGIAHIHATFNNTIVMITDVHGNAIAWSSAGALGFKGSRKSTPFAAQMASEAAAKSAQEHGLKTVEVTVKGPGSGRESAIRALAAAGLEVTAIRDVTPVPHNGARPPKRRRV, via the coding sequence TTGGCTAAACCAACACGTAAACGTCGTGTGAAAAAGAATATCGAATCTGGTATTGCTCATATTCACGCTACATTTAATAACACTATTGTTATGATTACTGATGTGCATGGTAACGCTATTGCTTGGTCATCAGCTGGTGCTCTTGGTTTCAAAGGTTCTCGTAAATCTACACCATTCGCAGCCCAAATGGCTTCAGAAGCAGCTGCTAAATCTGCACAAGAACACGGTCTTAAAACAGTTGAAGTTACCGTTAAAGGCCCAGGTTCAGGTCGTGAGTCTGCTATCCGCGCTCTTGCTGCCGCTGGTCTTGAAGTAACAGCAATTCGTGATGTGACTCCTGTACCACACAATGGTGCTCGTCCTCCAAAACGTCGCCGTGTATAA
- a CDS encoding DNA-directed RNA polymerase subunit alpha has product MIEFEKPTITKIDENKDYGRFVIEPLERGYGTTLGNSLRRVLLASLPGAAVTSIKIDGVPHEFDTVPGVREDVMQIILNIKGIAVKSYVEDEKKIELDVVGPAEVTAGDILTDSDIEIVNPDHYLFTIADGATFKAVLTVNSGRGYVPAEGNKKDDAPVGTLAVDSIYTPVKRVNYQVEPARVGSNDGFDKLTLEINTNGTIIPEDALGLSARILMEHLGLFTDLTEVAKSAEVMKEAEVASDDRMLDRTIEELDLSVRSYNCLKRAGINTVFDLTEKTEPEMMKVRNLGRKSLEEVKVKLVDLGLGLKKDK; this is encoded by the coding sequence ATGATTGAGTTTGAAAAACCAACAATAACAAAAATTGATGAAAATAAAGATTACGGCAGATTTGTGATCGAACCATTAGAACGTGGTTACGGTACAACTCTTGGTAACTCTCTTCGTCGTGTACTTCTTGCCTCACTTCCAGGTGCTGCAGTAACATCAATTAAAATTGATGGTGTACCCCACGAATTCGACACAGTTCCAGGTGTTCGTGAAGATGTTATGCAAATTATTCTTAACATCAAAGGCATTGCTGTAAAATCTTATGTCGAAGACGAAAAGAAAATTGAACTTGATGTAGTAGGTCCAGCTGAGGTAACAGCAGGAGACATTCTTACAGATAGTGACATTGAAATTGTAAACCCTGACCATTATCTCTTTACCATTGCTGATGGTGCCACTTTTAAAGCTGTTTTGACTGTCAATTCAGGCCGTGGTTATGTACCAGCTGAGGGTAACAAGAAAGATGATGCACCAGTGGGAACACTTGCTGTAGATTCTATCTATACGCCAGTGAAGAGAGTCAATTATCAAGTTGAACCAGCTCGTGTTGGTAGCAACGATGGTTTTGACAAATTAACACTTGAAATCAACACAAATGGCACCATTATTCCAGAAGATGCTTTAGGTCTTTCTGCACGCATTTTGATGGAGCACTTAGGTCTCTTCACTGACTTGACTGAAGTTGCAAAATCTGCAGAAGTGATGAAAGAAGCTGAAGTGGCTTCAGATGATCGTATGCTTGATCGTACGATTGAAGAATTGGACCTATCTGTTCGCTCATATAACTGTCTGAAACGTGCAGGCATTAACACTGTATTCGACTTGACAGAGAAAACTGAGCCAGAAATGATGAAAGTGCGCAATCTTGGTCGCAAGAGTCTTGAAGAAGTTAAAGTTAAATTGGTTGATCTTGGTCTAGGATTGAAAAAAGATAAATAA
- the rplQ gene encoding 50S ribosomal protein L17 — protein MAYRKLGRTSSQRKAMLRDLTTDLLINESIVTTEARAKEIRKTVEKMITLGKRGDLHARRQAAAFVRNEIASENYDEATDKYTSTTALQKLFSEIAPRYAERNGGYTRILKTEPRRGDAAPMAIIELV, from the coding sequence ATGGCATACCGTAAACTAGGACGCACTAGCTCACAACGTAAAGCAATGTTGCGCGATTTGACAACTGACCTTTTGATCAACGAATCAATCGTTACAACTGAAGCTCGTGCTAAAGAAATCCGTAAAACAGTTGAAAAAATGATCACACTTGGTAAACGTGGTGATTTGCACGCACGTCGTCAAGCAGCAGCATTTGTTCGTAACGAAATTGCATCTGAAAACTATGATGAAGCAACTGATAAGTACACTTCTACTACAGCACTTCAAAAATTGTTCTCTGAAATTGCACCTCGTTATGCAGAACGTAATGGTGGATATACTCGTATCCTCAAAACTGAACCACGTCGTGGTGATGCTGCACCAATGGCAATTATCGAACTTGTATAA